A genome region from Arachis duranensis cultivar V14167 chromosome 6, aradu.V14167.gnm2.J7QH, whole genome shotgun sequence includes the following:
- the LOC107493626 gene encoding ribulose bisphosphate carboxylase/oxygenase activase 2, chloroplastic-like, with protein sequence MAASVSTIGAVKGTPVSLNGSGAVASSVPNSSAFFGSSLKKVTSRIHSSSKISSGSFKIVAIDEDKQTDKNRWKGLAYDISGDQQDITRGKGIL encoded by the exons ATGGCTGCTTCAGTTTCAACCATAGGAGCTGTTAAAGGAACTCCA GTGAGTTTGAATGGTTCTGGAGCTGTGGCTTCATCAGTTCCCAATTCATCAGCTTTCTTCGGAAGCAGCTTGAAGAAGGTTACATCAAGAATCCACAGCAGTAGCAAGATTTCCTCCGGAAGCTTCAAGATTGTGGCGATCGATGAGGACAAGCAGACAGATAAGAACAGATGGAAAGGGTTGGCCTATGATATCTCAGGTGACCAGCAAGACATCACAAGAGGGAAGGGTATTTTGTAG